ACACTGACGGGGGCGTCAATGGTTGCGGCAGACGGATGGCGAGACGGGTCGCGGCGCACGTCCGGCGCGGGCGGGGCGGTCCTATCGACGGGCCGTCAGCGTCTCGCGGTCGATGCCCAGTTCGGTCACGAGCGCGTCGTCCACCCACTCCAGCATCGTGGCGCGGCTGAGCGGTCCCTTGTACGAGGTCATCTGCACGGCCAGTCCGTCGAGCAGCGCGGTCAGGCGCCAGGCCACGTCCTCGGGGCGGTCGCAGACGAACTCGCCGGCTGCCACGCCCTGTGCGACGACGTCGGCGATCGCGGCCTTCCACTGCTGGTCGAGGTCGTGGGCGACCTTCCTGAGGGCGGGTTCGCGCAGCGCGGCCGCCCAGCCCTCGATCCACAGCCGCCAGCCCTTGGCCTGCCCGGTCGGCGCGTACCAGCGCACGGCCGCGCGCAGCCGGAGCGCGGCGCTGGTACGGGGTTTGTCCAGGAGTCTGCGCAGGTGGGCGAGGTCTCCCTCGGCGGCGTGGGCGAAGGCCTCGGCGACGAGCAGTTCCTTGGTGGAGAAGTGGTAGAGCACCAGGGAGCTGCTGACTCCGAGCGCCGAGGCGACGTCCGCGATGCGCACGCCGCTGACGCCGCGGGCTTCGATCTGCTCGACGGCGATGCGCAGGATCTCCGCGCGTCGCTCTTCCACGCTCAACCGGACTCTGGCCACGGCTTTACCCTACACAGCTCTTGACAGTGCAGTGTGGCCGGGCTCACAGTGCTGGCTACTGACTGGCCGTTCAGTCAGATGATGTGCCGCTCCGTACGTGACCCTCCCCCGTGCCGCCGTAGGAGTCCGCCCCGTGACCCAAATACCCGTCACCGCCAGCAGGGCCGAAGAGCCCGCACCCGAGACCCCCGACCTCTCCGAGGGCTGGGGCGAACAGCGCGGCCGGCTCCGCAAGGAGCTGCGCCGTTTCGACGTCCTGCTGTTCCTCATATGCACCCTCGTCGGACTCGACACGATCGGGTCGGTCGCGGCGCAGGGCCCGCAGGGGCTGACCTGGATGGCCGTCCTCGCGCTGCTCTTCTTCCTCCCCTACGGACTCCTCGTCGCCGAACTCGGCTCCGCCTTCCCCGTCCAGGGCGGCCCGTACGTCTGGACCCGGCTCGCCTTCGGCCGGCTCACCGCGGGCCTCAACCAGATCCTCTACTGGATCTCCAACCCGGTGTGGGTGGGCGGCAGTCTGTGCATCATCGCCCTCACCACCTGGGAGGAGTTCTTCACGCCGCTGCCCGGTCTGTGGAAGTACGCCGCCGGTCTCGTCTTCATCTGGGGCGGTGCGCTCGCCGTCGTCCAGTCCGTCCGGGTCGGCAAGTGGGTGCCGATCGCGGGTGCCGTCGCGCGGATCGTGCTCCTTGGCTTCTTCCTCGTCTCGGTGGTCGTGTTCGCCGTGCGGAACGGCGTGCACGCCCTGCCCGTCAGCGAGTTCTCACCGACCTACGCCGGCTTCGTGGCGCTCGTCCCCGTCCTGATCTTCAACTACGTCGGCTTCGAACTGCCCAGCTCCGCGGCCGAGGAGATGCGCAACCCGCGCCGTGACATCCCGCTCTCCATCCTCCGCTCCGGCATCGCCTCGCTCCTGCTCTACGGCGGGCCCATCCTCGGCATCATGTTCGTCCTGCCCAGCGAGCGGATCGGCAGCCTCGGCGGCTTCATCGACGCCTGCAAGGCCGTCTTCACGGTCTACGGCGGCTCCATCGCCACCGACGGCACGGTCACCCTCACCGGTGCGGGCGCGGTCTTCGGCGGCATCGCCGCCGCGGGACTCATCGTCGGCCTGCTGACCTCCGGCGTCACCTGGGCGATGGGCGCGCACCGTGGCCAGGCCGTCGCCTGCGCCGACGGCGCCGGTCCGGCCTGGCTCGGCACGATCTCCGAGAAGCACGGCACCCC
The DNA window shown above is from Streptomyces vietnamensis and carries:
- a CDS encoding TetR/AcrR family transcriptional regulator, yielding MEERRAEILRIAVEQIEARGVSGVRIADVASALGVSSSLVLYHFSTKELLVAEAFAHAAEGDLAHLRRLLDKPRTSAALRLRAAVRWYAPTGQAKGWRLWIEGWAAALREPALRKVAHDLDQQWKAAIADVVAQGVAAGEFVCDRPEDVAWRLTALLDGLAVQMTSYKGPLSRATMLEWVDDALVTELGIDRETLTARR
- a CDS encoding APC family permease codes for the protein MTQIPVTASRAEEPAPETPDLSEGWGEQRGRLRKELRRFDVLLFLICTLVGLDTIGSVAAQGPQGLTWMAVLALLFFLPYGLLVAELGSAFPVQGGPYVWTRLAFGRLTAGLNQILYWISNPVWVGGSLCIIALTTWEEFFTPLPGLWKYAAGLVFIWGGALAVVQSVRVGKWVPIAGAVARIVLLGFFLVSVVVFAVRNGVHALPVSEFSPTYAGFVALVPVLIFNYVGFELPSSAAEEMRNPRRDIPLSILRSGIASLLLYGGPILGIMFVLPSERIGSLGGFIDACKAVFTVYGGSIATDGTVTLTGAGAVFGGIAAAGLIVGLLTSGVTWAMGAHRGQAVACADGAGPAWLGTISEKHGTPVRVNLLSAALASILLVAALNLTEGDGEKYFAAGLGLTICTTFISYVITFPSLLVLRRKYPDTPRPYAVPGGRLGVWTVTALATGLVAFTVVVLIWPGFGVGWFGTEGSSADSLPEAFAGQRLAYTLSQVVPLLIIAVVGLLFYAAGAKTRRTKS